Proteins encoded together in one Mycobacterium noviomagense window:
- the rsmH gene encoding 16S rRNA (cytosine(1402)-N(4))-methyltransferase RsmH codes for MKHSATSSEAHARASRSLPEPTLTYFPNARFVLSDRDPGAGAALDLAARGGVVMADDPADFGHAPVLLERCVALLTPALAREHSDGSGAVLVDATVGAGGHAERFLTDLPGLRLIGLDRDPAALDIAAARLSRFSDRVTLVRTRYDDIATALAESGCDPMGSVHGVLFDLGVSSMQLDHVERGFAYAHDAPLDMRMDPDTPLTAADIVNTYDEPALADILRRYGEERFARRIAAHIVRRRSVTPFTTTGELVELLYQAIPAPARRTGGHPAKRTFQALRIAVNGELDSLRRALPAALDALTVDGRIVVLAYQSLEDRIVKDIFRAAVTSRTPTGLPVELPGHAPEFRSLTRGAERADRAEIERNPRSAPVRLRALQRVPRHDAARRATHGG; via the coding sequence ATGAAGCACTCGGCGACATCATCTGAGGCGCATGCCCGTGCATCGCGGTCTCTGCCCGAACCGACCCTGACGTACTTCCCCAACGCCAGGTTCGTGCTATCGGACAGGGACCCCGGTGCAGGGGCGGCCCTCGATCTCGCCGCTCGGGGAGGTGTTGTCATGGCCGACGATCCGGCTGATTTCGGTCATGCGCCGGTCCTGCTGGAACGCTGCGTGGCGCTGCTCACCCCGGCACTGGCCCGCGAGCACTCGGACGGGTCGGGCGCCGTACTGGTGGACGCCACCGTCGGCGCGGGTGGTCACGCGGAGCGGTTCCTCACCGACCTGCCCGGGCTACGCCTGATCGGCCTCGACCGTGACCCTGCAGCGTTGGACATCGCCGCGGCACGGCTGTCCCGGTTCTCCGACCGGGTGACATTGGTGCGTACCAGGTATGACGACATCGCCACCGCTCTAGCCGAATCCGGGTGCGATCCAATGGGTTCGGTGCACGGTGTGCTCTTCGATCTGGGTGTGTCGTCGATGCAACTCGACCATGTGGAGCGAGGTTTCGCTTACGCTCACGACGCTCCGCTGGACATGCGGATGGACCCGGATACACCGCTGACCGCGGCCGACATCGTGAACACCTACGATGAGCCCGCCCTGGCTGACATTCTACGGCGCTACGGCGAGGAGAGATTCGCGCGTCGCATAGCCGCCCACATCGTCCGCCGCCGGTCCGTCACGCCGTTTACGACAACCGGTGAGCTGGTTGAGCTGCTCTACCAAGCCATTCCGGCACCGGCACGGCGAACGGGCGGGCATCCGGCCAAGCGGACCTTCCAGGCACTGCGTATCGCCGTCAACGGTGAGCTGGACTCGCTGCGCAGGGCGCTTCCTGCCGCGTTGGATGCGCTGACCGTCGACGGCCGCATTGTGGTGCTGGCGTACCAGTCGCTGGAGGACCGCATCGTCAAGGACATATTCCGCGCCGCCGTCACTTCCCGCACTCCGACCGGGTTGCCCGTCGAACTGCCCGGCCATGCACCGGAATTCAGGTCGCTGACCCGCGGTGCCGAACGCGCCGACCGTGCCGAGATCGAACGCAACCCCCGTAGCGCCCCGGTGCGGTTGCGGGCGTTGCAACGAGTGCCGCGCCACGACGCAGCAAGGAGGGCGACTCATGGGGGCTAA
- a CDS encoding LppM family (lipo)protein, giving the protein MRLVARRFSARRRQRLLAIMALMLLAPMIAGCVRVKASIAISPDDLVSGQIVAATKARNDKDNGPQFDPNLPFSQKVAISKYDRDGYVGSEADFSQLTFAELPQLANLNPDASGVNLSLRRSGNVVILEGRADLTSLTDPEADVELSVSFPGAVTSTNGERVDPDVVAWKLKPGAVSTMNAQARYTDPSTRSFTNAALWLGISSFVVAGAVALLAWQSRDRSPRFSTPGDHPPE; this is encoded by the coding sequence ATGCGGCTTGTAGCCCGACGGTTCAGTGCCCGTCGACGCCAGCGGCTGCTGGCGATCATGGCGCTGATGCTGCTAGCGCCGATGATCGCCGGGTGTGTGCGGGTCAAAGCCTCGATCGCGATCTCGCCTGACGACCTGGTGTCGGGCCAGATCGTCGCGGCGACGAAGGCACGCAACGACAAAGACAACGGACCGCAGTTCGACCCCAACCTGCCATTCAGTCAGAAGGTGGCGATCTCCAAGTACGACCGTGACGGGTATGTGGGCTCAGAGGCGGATTTCTCCCAATTGACGTTCGCCGAGCTGCCGCAGCTGGCAAACCTGAATCCCGACGCCTCCGGGGTAAACCTGTCCCTGCGCCGCTCCGGCAACGTAGTAATACTCGAAGGACGGGCAGACCTGACGTCGTTGACGGATCCCGAGGCCGACGTCGAACTCAGCGTGTCATTCCCGGGCGCGGTCACTTCGACCAACGGCGAACGCGTCGACCCCGACGTCGTCGCGTGGAAGCTCAAGCCTGGCGCGGTCAGCACGATGAACGCCCAGGCGCGCTACACCGATCCCAGCACCCGCTCGTTCACGAATGCAGCTCTGTGGCTGGGCATTTCGTCGTTCGTGGTGGCTGGTGCGGTGGCGCTGCTGGCGTGGCAGTCCCGTGACCGCTCACCGAGATTCAGCACGCCGGGCGATCACCCGCCGGAGTAA
- the mraZ gene encoding division/cell wall cluster transcriptional repressor MraZ: MFLGTYTPKLDDKGRLTLPAKFRDALAGGLMVTKSQDHSLAVYPRAEFEQLARRLADKAKRNNPEARAFLRNLAAGTDEQHPDAQGRITLSADHRRYANLSKDCVVIGAVDYLEIWDAQAWQNYQQTHEENFSAASDEALGDII; the protein is encoded by the coding sequence ATGTTTCTGGGCACCTACACGCCCAAGCTCGACGACAAGGGGCGGCTGACGCTGCCCGCCAAGTTCCGTGACGCGTTGGCAGGAGGGTTGATGGTCACCAAAAGCCAAGATCACAGCTTGGCCGTCTACCCCCGCGCCGAGTTCGAGCAGCTGGCCCGCCGGCTGGCGGACAAGGCCAAGCGCAACAACCCGGAGGCGCGGGCGTTCCTGCGCAACCTCGCGGCAGGCACTGACGAACAGCATCCGGACGCCCAGGGCCGGATCACCCTGTCGGCCGATCATCGTCGCTACGCCAATCTGTCCAAAGACTGCGTGGTGATCGGAGCGGTCGACTACCTCGAGATCTGGGACGCGCAGGCCTGGCAGAACTACCAGCAGACCCACGAAGAGAACTTCTCCGCGGCCAGCGATGAAGCACTCGGCGACATCATCTGA
- a CDS encoding mycobacterial-type methylenetetrahydrofolate reductase, with the protein MASTLNTVALELVPPNLERGPQQAVDDARKVAQFSAESGIDGHIGHVMIPGLIAEEDDRPVEMKPKLDVLDFWSLIKPELPGVRGLCSQVTAFMDEATLRHRLTELVSAGIEGIVFVGVPRTMKDGEGSGVAPTDALSIYRELVPNRGVILIPTREGEQGRFNFKCEQGATFAQTQLLYSDAIVAFLTEFAENTDYRPEILLSFGFVPKVESRVGFINWLIQDPGNAAVAAEQEFVKTLAGSEPAQKRRLMVDLYKRVIDGVAELGYPLSIHLEATYGVSAPAFETFAQMLDYWSPAKP; encoded by the coding sequence GTGGCCAGCACCCTCAACACCGTTGCGCTCGAACTCGTGCCGCCGAACCTGGAGCGCGGCCCCCAGCAGGCGGTGGACGACGCGCGCAAAGTCGCCCAATTCTCTGCTGAATCGGGCATCGACGGCCACATCGGGCACGTGATGATCCCGGGGTTGATCGCCGAGGAGGATGACCGGCCCGTCGAAATGAAGCCGAAGCTCGACGTACTGGACTTTTGGTCGCTCATCAAGCCGGAGTTACCAGGGGTGCGCGGATTGTGCAGCCAGGTCACCGCATTCATGGACGAGGCCACCCTGCGTCACCGGCTCACCGAGCTGGTGTCGGCGGGGATTGAGGGAATCGTTTTCGTCGGTGTACCGCGCACCATGAAAGACGGCGAAGGCTCCGGCGTAGCGCCCACTGACGCCCTATCGATCTATCGCGAATTAGTGCCTAACCGCGGAGTGATCCTCATCCCGACGCGGGAAGGTGAGCAGGGCCGGTTCAATTTCAAGTGCGAGCAAGGCGCGACCTTCGCCCAGACGCAGCTGCTGTATTCCGACGCGATTGTGGCTTTCCTCACCGAGTTCGCCGAGAACACGGACTACCGACCAGAGATCTTGTTGTCGTTCGGGTTTGTGCCGAAGGTGGAGAGCCGGGTGGGTTTCATCAACTGGCTCATCCAGGATCCAGGCAACGCCGCGGTGGCCGCAGAGCAGGAGTTCGTCAAGACGCTGGCCGGCAGCGAGCCCGCGCAGAAGCGCCGGCTGATGGTCGATCTGTACAAGCGGGTGATTGACGGTGTCGCCGAGCTGGGCTATCCGCTGAGCATCCATCTCGAGGCCACCTACGGTGTTTCGGCGCCGGCCTTCGAGACCTTCGCGCAGATGCTCGACTACTGGTCGCCCGCCAAGCCGTAA
- the idsA2 gene encoding bifunctional (2E,6E)-farnesyl/geranyl diphosphate synthase, producing the protein MADRITEQLRRYLHDRRTQAAHISADYDALIARLEEFVLIGGKRLRPVFAYWGWRAISTEEADAHVLLLFSALELLHASALVHDDVIDASATRRGRPTTHVNFAELHRARHWRGSADQFGMSAAILLGDLALAWADDIVADVDLPPDAHRRVRRVWADIRTEVLGGQYLDIVAEASAAESVASAMAVNTYKTASYTVVRPLQLGAAAAADRPDVHSVFEQIGLDLGLAFQLRDDVLGVFGDPAVTGKPSGDDLRSGKQTVLVAEAVAMADRSDPAAAELLRSSMGTELTDSQVRELCDAIEALGALAAVEQRIDMLTRRALDTLAAAPINATAKAGLSELAKLAATRSA; encoded by the coding sequence GTGGCGGACCGAATCACCGAGCAGCTGCGACGGTATCTGCACGACCGCCGCACGCAGGCTGCCCACATCAGCGCTGACTACGACGCCCTGATCGCGCGGTTAGAGGAGTTCGTGCTCATCGGGGGCAAGCGGCTGCGGCCGGTGTTCGCCTACTGGGGCTGGCGCGCCATCAGCACCGAAGAAGCCGATGCCCACGTGCTGCTGCTCTTCTCCGCGCTGGAGCTGCTGCACGCCAGTGCGCTGGTGCATGACGACGTGATCGACGCATCGGCAACCCGCCGCGGTCGGCCGACTACCCACGTGAACTTCGCCGAGTTGCACCGCGCCCGCCACTGGCGCGGCTCCGCGGATCAATTCGGGATGTCGGCCGCGATCCTGCTCGGTGACCTGGCGCTGGCCTGGGCCGACGACATCGTCGCCGACGTTGATCTTCCGCCCGACGCGCATCGCCGAGTTCGGCGAGTGTGGGCCGATATCCGCACCGAAGTGCTGGGCGGCCAATACCTCGACATCGTCGCCGAAGCCAGCGCCGCCGAATCTGTCGCCTCCGCCATGGCCGTCAATACCTATAAGACCGCCTCTTACACGGTCGTGCGACCACTGCAGTTGGGCGCGGCCGCGGCCGCCGATCGGCCCGACGTGCACTCGGTTTTCGAGCAGATCGGCCTCGACCTCGGGCTGGCCTTCCAGCTGCGCGACGACGTGCTGGGTGTGTTCGGCGATCCCGCGGTCACCGGTAAGCCCTCCGGTGACGACCTGCGGTCGGGCAAGCAAACCGTGCTGGTGGCAGAGGCGGTGGCGATGGCCGACCGGTCCGACCCGGCGGCGGCCGAACTGCTGCGTTCCTCGATGGGCACTGAGCTGACCGACTCCCAGGTGCGCGAATTGTGCGACGCCATCGAGGCGCTCGGCGCGCTGGCCGCCGTGGAGCAGCGGATTGACATGCTGACCCGCCGGGCGTTGGACACCTTGGCCGCCGCGCCGATCAACGCGACAGCCAAAGCGGGGCTGTCCGAACTGGCCAAGCTGGCCGCCACCAGGTCCGCGTGA
- a CDS encoding UDP-N-acetylmuramoyl-L-alanyl-D-glutamate--2,6-diaminopimelate ligase: MTVPTALRPRVGSGVPLPALAAQVGAVPAEDRVVPELRITGVTLRAQDAQPGDLFAALPGATTHGARYIRDATERGAIAVLTDAAGVAEMADQPHLPVLIHPSPRDVLGELAATVYGHPSQRVTVIGVTGTSGKTTTTYLVEAGLRAGNRMTGLVGTIGIRIDGDDIPGGLTTPEAPDLQAQLAAMAERGVDTVVMEVSSHALALGRVDGIRFAVAGFTNLSRDHLDFHPSMADYFEAKARLFDPSDKLRADTAVVCVDDDAGRAMAARAADAITVSTTNQAADWRAEDIAPMGAAGQEFTAVDPAGVHHRLGIPLPGSYNIANCLLAVAILDRVGVSPEQAATGLRDVRVPGRLEQIDRGQDFLALVDYAHKPGALEAVLTTLRRTDRRLAVVFGAGGDRDAGKRAPMGKIAAELADLVVVTDDNPRSEDPALIRREILAGTKEARTAAEVVEIGDRREAIRHAVAWARPGDVVLVTGKGHETGQNTGGQIRPFDDRIELAAALEALR, encoded by the coding sequence ATGACGGTGCCCACAGCGCTGCGGCCCCGCGTCGGCTCCGGCGTGCCGCTGCCGGCGCTGGCCGCGCAGGTCGGAGCGGTGCCGGCCGAGGACAGGGTCGTCCCCGAGTTGCGGATCACCGGCGTCACGCTGCGGGCCCAAGACGCCCAGCCGGGCGACTTGTTCGCCGCACTGCCCGGCGCGACCACACATGGTGCCCGATATATTCGCGACGCCACTGAACGCGGCGCCATCGCGGTGCTCACCGACGCCGCGGGAGTCGCCGAAATGGCCGACCAGCCGCATCTACCGGTGCTGATTCACCCGTCGCCGCGCGACGTCCTCGGTGAATTGGCCGCCACCGTCTACGGGCATCCCTCCCAGCGGGTGACCGTCATCGGGGTCACCGGAACATCCGGTAAGACGACCACGACCTATCTGGTGGAAGCCGGTCTACGCGCCGGCAACCGGATGACGGGACTGGTCGGCACCATCGGCATCCGCATCGACGGCGACGACATTCCCGGCGGATTGACCACCCCCGAGGCGCCCGACCTGCAAGCCCAGCTCGCGGCGATGGCCGAACGCGGCGTGGACACCGTCGTCATGGAGGTGTCCAGTCACGCGCTGGCACTGGGCCGTGTCGACGGCATCCGGTTCGCGGTCGCCGGCTTCACCAACTTGTCTCGCGACCACCTGGACTTTCACCCCAGCATGGCCGACTACTTCGAGGCCAAGGCCCGGCTGTTCGACCCCAGCGACAAGCTGCGCGCCGACACCGCCGTGGTCTGCGTCGACGACGACGCCGGCCGGGCGATGGCGGCCCGGGCCGCTGACGCGATCACCGTCAGCACGACAAATCAGGCCGCGGACTGGCGCGCCGAGGACATCGCGCCAATGGGCGCCGCCGGCCAGGAATTCACCGCGGTCGACCCGGCAGGCGTGCACCACCGGCTCGGCATCCCACTGCCGGGCAGCTATAACATCGCGAATTGCCTTCTGGCAGTTGCTATTTTGGATAGGGTCGGCGTCTCGCCCGAGCAGGCAGCCACTGGCCTGCGGGATGTTCGAGTCCCAGGCCGCCTCGAGCAGATCGACCGCGGTCAGGACTTCCTGGCGCTGGTCGACTATGCGCACAAGCCGGGCGCCCTCGAAGCGGTGTTGACCACGTTGCGCCGCACAGATCGCCGACTGGCGGTGGTGTTCGGAGCGGGAGGCGATCGCGACGCCGGCAAGCGGGCGCCGATGGGCAAAATCGCCGCCGAGCTGGCCGATCTGGTCGTGGTCACCGACGACAACCCGCGCAGCGAGGACCCCGCGTTGATCCGGCGCGAAATCCTCGCTGGCACAAAGGAAGCCCGCACTGCCGCTGAAGTTGTCGAAATCGGCGATCGGCGCGAGGCCATCAGGCACGCCGTGGCGTGGGCCCGCCCAGGTGACGTCGTGCTGGTCACCGGAAAAGGACATGAGACCGGGCAGAACACCGGCGGCCAAATCCGCCCGTTCGACGACCGGATCGAGCTCGCCGCCGCCCTGGAGGCACTGCGGTGA
- a CDS encoding GNAT family N-acetyltransferase has translation MSTFLIDLSTHDMQRRLGDALAVYVDAMRYPRGTEKQRAAMWLEHTRRRGWQAVAAVEADHDGAKPPSVEELSNAPLLGIAYGYCGAPDQWWQQQVVLGLQRAGFAHPEIINLMASYFELTELHIHPRAQGRGLGEALARRLLAGRGEANVLLSTPETDGEANRAWRLYRRLGFTDIIRGYHFAGDPRPFAILGRKLPL, from the coding sequence TTGTCGACCTTCCTCATCGATCTGTCGACGCACGACATGCAGCGCCGTCTCGGTGATGCCCTGGCTGTGTACGTCGACGCGATGCGATACCCGCGCGGCACCGAGAAGCAGCGCGCGGCCATGTGGCTCGAACACACGCGGCGACGCGGTTGGCAAGCCGTGGCCGCAGTGGAGGCCGACCATGACGGCGCGAAACCGCCCTCGGTGGAGGAGCTGAGCAACGCTCCGCTGCTTGGAATCGCCTACGGCTACTGCGGCGCGCCCGATCAGTGGTGGCAACAGCAAGTAGTTCTCGGCTTGCAGCGCGCCGGTTTTGCGCACCCCGAGATCATCAATCTGATGGCAAGTTATTTCGAATTGACGGAATTGCACATTCATCCGCGGGCGCAGGGACGCGGTCTCGGCGAGGCGCTGGCTCGACGGCTGCTGGCCGGGCGCGGTGAGGCCAACGTGCTGCTGTCGACCCCGGAAACCGACGGGGAGGCCAACCGGGCCTGGCGGCTCTACCGGCGGCTGGGCTTCACCGACATCATCCGGGGCTACCACTTCGCCGGTGATCCGCGACCTTTCGCGATCCTGGGACGCAAGCTGCCGTTGTGA
- a CDS encoding DUF3040 domain-containing protein — protein MPLSDHEQRMLEQIESALYAEDPKFASSVRGGGLRAPTARRRLQGAALFVVGLGMLVSGVAFKATMIGSFPILSVLGFVVMFGGVVYAITGPRFPGGRDRTGSPGVPRPRRAKGAGGSFTSRMEDRFRRRFDE, from the coding sequence ATGCCACTCTCCGATCATGAGCAGCGGATGCTCGAGCAGATCGAGAGCGCTCTCTACGCCGAGGACCCGAAGTTCGCCTCAAGCGTCCGTGGCGGCGGGCTGCGTGCGCCGACCGCGCGGCGACGGCTGCAAGGTGCGGCCCTATTTGTTGTCGGTTTGGGGATGCTGGTTTCCGGTGTCGCGTTCAAGGCGACGATGATTGGCAGCTTCCCGATTCTTTCCGTCCTCGGTTTCGTGGTGATGTTCGGTGGTGTGGTGTATGCGATCACCGGTCCGCGGTTCCCCGGCGGGCGCGACCGCACTGGATCGCCGGGTGTGCCGCGGCCACGTCGCGCCAAAGGCGCCGGCGGCTCGTTCACCAGTCGCATGGAGGACCGTTTCCGCCGCCGCTTCGACGAGTAG
- a CDS encoding DUF4333 domain-containing protein gives MEGTIVLPPKRVTALLIVLGPATLAISSCHVSVGTGTTTPAHSSTTASAPAQPAVPKGDLEQITAQQIREQSGGGPVVINCPGDLPIKLGATEQCVLAQDGKHFHLTIRITKATSPDNASWDWQVGDEIPTTGDHASS, from the coding sequence ATGGAAGGGACGATAGTGCTGCCACCGAAGCGCGTCACCGCTCTCCTGATTGTCCTGGGCCCGGCGACACTGGCGATAAGTTCGTGTCACGTCTCCGTTGGTACTGGCACCACTACCCCAGCGCATTCCAGCACCACCGCGTCCGCACCAGCGCAGCCGGCAGTTCCGAAGGGAGACCTAGAGCAGATCACTGCCCAGCAGATTCGCGAACAGTCAGGCGGTGGACCCGTTGTGATCAACTGCCCCGGCGACCTGCCTATAAAGCTTGGCGCCACAGAACAATGCGTCCTGGCTCAGGACGGCAAACATTTCCACCTCACGATTAGGATCACCAAAGCAACCTCGCCCGACAATGCCAGCTGGGACTGGCAAGTGGGCGACGAAATCCCGACCACCGGTGACCATGCCAGCAGTTAA
- a CDS encoding peptidoglycan D,D-transpeptidase FtsI family protein, with the protein MKKADKSRPELHGNVGPQGHSARDRRTRQAINLGSRGASFVFRHRAGNAVVFIALLVAAAQLFYLQVPRASGLRAEAAGQLKVTDVEKAVRGSIVDRNNDQLAFTIEARALTFQPRRIHKQLAEAKQKNAKAPDPQQRLHDIAKEVALRLNNKPDQATVFKKVNSNETFVYLARAVDPAIATAITTKFPEVGAERQDLRQYPGGSLAANIVGGIDWDGHGLLGLEDSLDAVLAGTDGSVTYDRGSDGVVIPGSYRNRHKAVNGSTVQLTIDNDIQFYVQQQVQQAKNASGAHTVSAVVLDAKTGEVLAMANDNTFDPSQDIGRQGDRQLGNLAVSSPYEPGSVNKIITASSVIEYGLTNPDEVLSVPGSIHMGGVTVHDAWNHGVMPYTTTGVFGKSSNVGTLMLAQRVGPERWFDMLKKFGLGQRTNVGLPGESAGLVPPIDQWSGSTFSNLPIGQGLSMTLLQMTGMYQTIANDGLRVPPRIIKATVAPDGTRTEEARPEGVRVVSAQTAQTVRNMLRAVVQRDPMGYQQGTGPAAAVEGYQISGKTGTAQQINPACGCYFDDVYWITFAGMATTDNPRYVVGIMMDNPQRSSDGAPGHTAAPLFHNIAAWLLQRENVPLSPDPGPRLTLQAT; encoded by the coding sequence CTGAAGAAAGCCGACAAATCCCGCCCAGAACTGCACGGAAACGTTGGCCCGCAGGGCCACTCGGCCCGTGACCGGCGCACCCGTCAGGCAATCAATCTGGGATCGCGCGGCGCGTCGTTCGTCTTTCGACACCGGGCAGGCAACGCTGTCGTCTTCATCGCCTTGCTTGTTGCGGCTGCGCAGCTGTTTTATCTGCAGGTGCCGCGTGCCTCCGGGCTGCGTGCGGAGGCCGCTGGGCAACTCAAGGTCACCGACGTCGAAAAAGCCGTGCGCGGAAGCATCGTCGACCGCAACAACGACCAACTGGCGTTCACCATCGAAGCTCGCGCGCTCACATTCCAGCCGCGGCGCATCCACAAGCAGCTTGCCGAAGCCAAACAAAAGAATGCCAAAGCACCCGATCCCCAGCAGCGGCTGCACGATATCGCCAAGGAAGTCGCGCTTCGGTTGAACAACAAGCCGGACCAGGCAACGGTTTTCAAGAAAGTGAACAGTAACGAGACATTCGTCTACCTAGCCCGCGCCGTCGACCCGGCTATCGCCACCGCGATCACGACGAAATTCCCGGAAGTTGGCGCCGAGCGCCAAGATCTGCGCCAGTATCCGGGTGGATCGCTGGCGGCCAACATCGTTGGCGGTATCGACTGGGACGGCCACGGTCTGCTGGGACTGGAGGATTCGCTGGATGCCGTGCTGGCCGGAACCGACGGGTCGGTGACCTACGACCGTGGATCCGACGGCGTGGTGATCCCGGGCAGCTATCGCAATCGGCACAAGGCGGTCAACGGCTCGACTGTCCAGCTGACCATCGACAACGACATCCAGTTCTATGTCCAGCAGCAGGTGCAGCAAGCCAAGAACGCCTCCGGGGCACACACCGTGTCAGCGGTTGTACTCGACGCCAAGACCGGCGAGGTGCTGGCCATGGCCAACGACAACACCTTCGACCCGTCGCAAGACATCGGGCGTCAGGGTGATCGGCAGCTGGGCAACCTCGCCGTGTCATCCCCGTATGAGCCTGGCTCGGTCAACAAGATCATCACCGCCTCGTCGGTGATCGAATACGGGCTAACGAACCCGGACGAGGTGCTGTCGGTACCTGGCTCGATCCACATGGGTGGTGTCACTGTGCACGACGCCTGGAACCACGGCGTAATGCCTTACACCACAACGGGTGTGTTCGGGAAGTCGTCCAACGTGGGCACGCTGATGCTGGCACAGCGGGTCGGTCCGGAACGCTGGTTCGACATGCTCAAGAAATTCGGGCTGGGCCAGCGCACCAATGTGGGGCTGCCCGGCGAAAGCGCGGGCCTGGTGCCGCCGATCGACCAGTGGTCGGGCAGCACATTCTCCAATCTACCTATCGGCCAAGGCCTTTCGATGACCTTGCTGCAAATGACCGGCATGTACCAGACCATCGCCAACGACGGGCTGCGGGTACCGCCGCGCATCATCAAGGCGACCGTCGCACCGGACGGCACCCGCACCGAAGAAGCGCGGCCCGAAGGTGTTCGGGTGGTGTCGGCACAAACCGCGCAGACGGTGCGCAACATGCTGCGCGCCGTCGTGCAGCGCGACCCGATGGGCTATCAGCAGGGCACTGGGCCGGCGGCCGCGGTCGAGGGCTACCAGATCTCCGGCAAAACCGGCACTGCGCAACAGATCAACCCCGCGTGCGGCTGCTACTTCGACGACGTCTACTGGATCACCTTCGCGGGGATGGCCACCACCGACAATCCCCGCTACGTGGTCGGGATCATGATGGACAACCCGCAGCGTTCCTCAGACGGTGCTCCTGGACACACCGCCGCTCCGCTGTTCCACAACATCGCGGCCTGGTTGCTGCAGCGCGAAAATGTCCCGCTGTCGCCCGACCCCGGCCCGCGGCTGACGCTGCAAGCCACCTAG